One region of Chitinophagales bacterium genomic DNA includes:
- a CDS encoding homogentisate 1,2-dioxygenase gives MHYHTLGEIPHKRHTQFRKPGGALYAEELVSAEGFSDVYALVYHCYPPTLIKSVEAAKDIRPEAALEQNMQHRAFNGFNVKPESDYLESRKTVLFNNDLEISLAAPQESFNDYFFKNASADEVLFVHKGNGTLRTLYGAIRFSYGDYLVIPRGTIYQLNFNNAENRLLITESFSPIRTPKRYRNQFGQLLEHSPFCERDIRKPENLETNDEQGEFKVMIKKNGFLYPYTYATHPFDAVGWDGYLYPYAFSIQDFEPITGRVHQPPPVHQTFEAHNFVICSFVPRLFDYHPESIPAPYNHSNIDSDELLYYVDGDFMSRKHVEKGMITLHPMGIPHGPHPGTVEKSIGAKETKELAVMIDTFKPLKLTKQAMDIQDADYYLSWQEE, from the coding sequence ATGCATTATCATACACTTGGGGAAATCCCACATAAAAGACACACGCAGTTTAGAAAACCGGGAGGCGCACTTTATGCCGAAGAACTGGTTTCTGCCGAAGGCTTTTCAGATGTTTATGCTTTGGTTTATCACTGCTATCCACCAACACTAATCAAATCGGTTGAAGCAGCCAAAGACATTCGTCCCGAAGCAGCTCTGGAACAAAATATGCAGCACAGGGCATTCAATGGCTTTAATGTAAAACCCGAATCGGATTATCTCGAAAGTCGCAAAACAGTATTGTTCAATAATGATCTGGAGATATCTTTAGCTGCCCCACAGGAATCGTTTAATGATTACTTCTTTAAAAATGCTTCTGCTGATGAAGTGCTGTTTGTTCACAAGGGCAATGGCACTTTGCGTACCTTGTACGGTGCCATCAGGTTTTCCTATGGAGATTATCTTGTAATTCCGAGGGGAACAATATACCAGTTGAATTTTAACAATGCAGAGAACAGGCTGTTGATCACCGAATCTTTCAGCCCAATACGTACACCAAAACGCTATAGAAACCAGTTTGGGCAATTGCTGGAACATTCGCCCTTTTGCGAAAGGGATATTCGCAAGCCTGAAAACCTGGAAACCAATGATGAGCAGGGGGAATTCAAAGTAATGATCAAGAAAAACGGCTTTTTATATCCTTATACTTATGCCACCCATCCTTTTGATGCTGTGGGGTGGGATGGCTATCTCTATCCGTATGCCTTTTCAATCCAAGATTTTGAGCCCATTACAGGCCGTGTTCATCAGCCGCCACCGGTGCACCAGACTTTTGAGGCACATAATTTTGTGATCTGTTCTTTTGTACCGCGTTTGTTTGATTACCATCCCGAATCTATTCCTGCGCCCTACAATCACAGCAATATAGATTCTGATGAATTGCTCTATTATGTCGATGGAGATTTTATGAGCAGAAAACATGTGGAAAAAGGAATGATTACGCTGCACCCTATGGGTATTCCCCACGGGCCGCATCCGGGCACGGTTGAGAAAAGCATAGGGGCAAAAGAAACCAAAGAACTGGCCGTGATGATCGATACATTTAAACCACTGAAATTGACAAAACAAGCAATGGATATCCAGGATGCAGATTATTATTTGAGTTGGCAGGAAGAATAA